A stretch of Branchiostoma lanceolatum isolate klBraLanc5 chromosome 14, klBraLanc5.hap2, whole genome shotgun sequence DNA encodes these proteins:
- the LOC136448553 gene encoding uncharacterized protein gives MAPRSRKSHKKSAKNFPAKKREPSRRREAAAGVTEACEEVEDTTSILQSLGLDPARYVLVGHGQWNLLSCYLRCLHQERRWFPLTRDNTYALADCDGRGQLKQRSYQLVRPKVFESVSGERHVLYLCSCDNAREQNGRLSAMDNVVTGEDLRAFAVREEGLYCLHARAADQIITPPLITEELEEEEGEDEDEEEEEEDVYEGAVDQLQLDPFLAAVHDGDTYGIVKRLVDGKLCCVMCTEKQTSCTHVNMYVCWCTYRGVKPDLMFTDSGQHIDMTNYKSKIFSCDHCGLEPKTIIFDHDDTAFGFRKDLLQHMHTHQPSPEVTEYESDKCRKGLNELPSPGVLSLFCPHGVCYGFELIRSCDLPQHEFELIRTRFRKAPKVIVSANSCQLHEYALDRDPHFVKNTLFLIGRSDFKGHICSLGYSLNMYTAALDVKSLNTRVNKIAKSRLLKVQPHLAYMTPSDFMLHASKSLAIRNMNVRGRY, from the exons ATGGCACCTCGCTCCAGAAAGTCTCACAAGAAATCCGCAAAGAACTTCCCGGCGAAAAAACGTGAGCCGAGCAGGCGGCGGGAGGCAGCGGCTGGGGTAACCGAGGCGTGTGAGGAAGTCGAGGACACGACTTCTATTCTTCAATCATTGGGTCTGGACCCAGCAAG ATACGTGCTCGTTGGCCATGGCCAGTGGAATCTATTGTCATGCTATCTGAGGTGCTTGCACCAGGAGCGTAGATGGTTTCCCTTGACAAGGGACAACACCTATGCCCTAGCAGACTGTGACGGGAGAGGACAACTAAAGCAGCGGAGCTACCAGCTGGTTCGGCCGAAAGTATTTGAGTCAGTCTCCGGGGAACGCCACGTGCTGTACCTGTGCTCGTGTGACAACGCACGGGAACAGAACGGCCGTCTGTCAGCCATGGACAATGTAGTT ACGGGTGAGGATCTGCGAGCCTTTGCCGTGCGGGAGGAGGGTCTGTACTGTCTTCACGCCCGGGCGGCAGACCAGATCATCACGCCTCCGCTCATCACCGAAGAGTTAGAGGAAGAAGAGGGggaagatgaggatgaagaggaggaggaggaggatgtgtACGAAGGGGCTGTTGATCAGCTTCAATTAGACCCATTCCTCGCTGCCGTTCACGACGGAGATACGTATG ggATTGTAAAGCGTCTTGTCGACGGTAAGCTCTGCTGTGTGATGTGTACGGAGAAACAGACGAGCTGTACACACGTCAACATGTACGTGTGCTGGTGTACGTACAGGGGGGTGAAACCAGACCTCATGTTCACGGACTCAGGTCAGCACATCGATATGACGAATTACAAATCGAAG ATATTTTCATGCGACCACTGTGGCCTGGAACCAAAGACCATCATCTTTGATCATGACG ATACGGCGTTCGGCTTTCGGAAGGATCTGCTGCAGCATATGCATACGCATCAACCCAGTCCAGAAGTGACAGAATACGAGTCTGACAAATGCCGGAAGGGGTTGAACGAACTCCCCTCGCCCGGCGTATTGAGTCTTTTCTGTCCGCACGGAGTCTGCTACGGGTTCGAGCTCATCCGGAGCTGTGACCTACCTCAACACGAATTCGAGCTCATCAGGACGAGGTTCAGGAAGGCCCCTAAAGTCATCGTGTCTGCCAACAGCTGCCAGCTGCACGAGTACGCGCTGGACAGAGATCCACACTTCGTCAAGAACACTCTATTTCTCATAGGCAGGTCCGACTTCAAAGGACACATTTGCTCGCTTGGGTACAGTCTGAACATGTACACCGCTGCATTGGACGTCAAGTCTCTCAACACCCGGGTCAACAAAATAGCCAAGTCCCGTCTGTTGAAGGTTCAGCCGCATCTAGCTTACATGACGCCTTCGGACTTCATGCTTCACGCCTCAAAGTCCTTAGCGATCAGGAATATGAATGTACGAGGACGTTACTGA
- the LOC136448556 gene encoding uncharacterized protein has protein sequence MGTTMALRSGMQQCSRREGAAGVTAANEEVESLTSNVRTLGLNKDSTYTEKSASHGQLDSLSGYVRCLHHDRRWFPSKKDNTYALADSDRRGQRKQRRYRLVQPKRFESVSGERHVLYLCSCDNAREQNDRLSAMDKVVTGEDLRAFAVREEGRYCLHARAASCTRMRRRRLL, from the exons ATGGGCACCACTATGGCACTACGCTCCGGAATGCAACAATGTAGTCGGCGCGAGGGAGCGGCTGGTGTAACTGCGGCCAACGAGGAAGTTGAGAGCCTGACTTCTAACGTTCGAACGTTGGGTCTGAACAAGGATTCAACTTATACGGAAAA ATCCGCAAGCCATGGCCAGTTGGATTCATTGTCGGGGTATGTGAGGTGCTTGCACCACGACCGTAGGTGGTTTCCCTCGAAAAAGGACAACACCTATGCCCTAGCAGACAGTGACAGGAGAGGACAACGAAAGCAGCGGCGCTACCGACTGGTTCAGCCGAAACGATTCGAGTCAGTCTCCGGGGAACGCCACGTGCTGTACCTGTGCTCGTGTGACAACGCACGAGAACAGAACGACCGTCTGTCAGCCATGGACAAAGTAGTG ACGGGTGAGGATCTGCGGGCCTTTGCCGTGCGGGAGGAGGGTCGGTACTGTCTTCACGCCCGGGCTGCCAGCTGCACACGTATGCGTCGAAGAAGACTCTTGTAG